A window of Numenius arquata chromosome 6, bNumArq3.hap1.1, whole genome shotgun sequence contains these coding sequences:
- the KLHL28 gene encoding kelch-like protein 28 gives MDQSSPTYMLANLTHLHSEQLLQGLNLLRQHHELCDIILRVGDVKIHAHKVVLASISPYFKAMFTGNLSEKENSEVEFQCIDEAALQAIVEYAYTGTVFISQDTVESLLPAANLLQIKLVVKECCAFLESQLDPGNCIGISRFAETYGCHDLYLAANKYICQNFEDVCQTEEFFELTHSELDEIVSNDCLNVVTEETVFYALESWIKYDVQERQKYLAQLLHCVRLPLLSVKFLTRLYEANHLIRDDHTCKHLLNEALKYHFMPEHRLSHQTMLMTRPRCAPKVLCAVGGKAGLFACLESVEMYFPQNDSWIGLAPLSIPRYEFGICVLDQKIYVVGGIATHVCQGISYRKHENSVECWDPDTNTWTSLERMFESRSTLGVVVLAGELYALGGYDGQSYLRTVEKYIPKVKEWQLVAPMNKTRSCFAAAVLDGMIYAIGGYGPAHMNSVERYDPSKNSWETVASMADKRINFGVGVMLGFIFVVGGHNGVSHLSSIERYDPHQNQWTVCRPMKEPRTGVGAAVIDNYLYVVGGHSGSSYLNTVQKYDPISDSWLDSAGMMYCRCNFGLTAL, from the exons ATGGACCAGTCGTCTCCAACCTACATGCTTGCCAACCTAACCCACTTGCATTCTGAGCAGCTTCTGCAAGGCCTGAACCTCCTTCGCCAACATCACGAGCTCTGCGACATCATCCTGAGAGTCGGCGATGTCAAGATCCATGCCCACAAAGTGGTGCTTGCCAGCATCAGCCCCTACTTCAAAGCCATGTTCACCGGGAACCTCTCGGAGAAGGAGAACTCGGAGGTGGAGTTCCAGTGCATCGACGAGGCGGCGCTGCAGGCCATCGTGGAGTACGCCTACACGGGAACCGTCTTTATCTCCCAGGACACTGTCGAGTCGCTTCTTCCGGCTGCCAATCTTCTCCAGATCAAGCTGGTAGTCAAGGAGTGTTGCGCGTTTCTGGAAAGCCAGCTGGACCCTGGCAATTGCATCGGGATTTCTCGGTTCGCAGAGACCTATGGCTGCCACGACCTCTACTTGGCTGCGAACAAGTACATTTGCCAGAACTTCGAAGATGTTTGTCAGACGGAAGAATTTTTTGAGCTTACGCATTCTGAATTGGATGAAATTGTTTCCAATGACTGCTTGAACGTCGTGACAGAGGAAACCGTCTTTTACGCGCTGGAGTCCTGGATCAAGTACGACGTGCAGGAGCGGCAGAAGTACTTGGCGCAGCTGCTGCACTGCGTTCGCTTGCCGCTGCTGAGCGTTAAGTTTCTTACCAGGTTATATGAAGCAAACCATCTCATTCGCGATGACCACACTTGTAAACATCTGCTCAATGAGGCCCTAAAGTACCACTTCATGCCTGAACACAGACTTTCCCACCAGACCATGCTGATGACACGGCCTCGCTGTGCTCCCAAAGTTCTTTGTGCCGTAGGAGGGAAAGCGGGACTGTTTGCGTGCCTGGAAAG TGTTGAAATGTATTTTCCCCAGAACGACTCCTGGATAGGCCTGGCACCTCTCAGCATTCCCCGCTATGAATTTGGAATATGTGTCCTAGACCAGAAAATCTACGTTGTAGGAGGGATTGCAACCCACGTGTGTCAAGGCATCAGTTACCGCAAGCACGAGAACTCGGTGGAGTGCTGGGACCCCGACACCAACACTTGGACGTCCCTGGAAAGGATGTTTGAGAGCCGGAGTACTCTGGGAGTGGTGGTTCTGGCGGGAGAGCTCTACGCCTTGGGTGGCTACGATGGGCAGTCTTACCTACGAACTGTGGAGAAATACATTCCCAAGGTGAAGGAATGGCAGCTGGTGGCCCCCATGAACAAAACCAGAAGTTGTTTCGCTGCAGCTGTCTTGGACGGGATGATTTACGCCATCGGGGGTTATGGCCCTGCCCATATGAACAG CGTGGAGCGTTACGATCCAAGCAAAAACTCATGGGAGACAGTCGCTTCAATGGCTGACAAACGGATAAACTTTGGCGTCGGCGTCATGCTGGGCTTCATTTTTGTCGTAGGGGGACACAACGGTGTGTCTCACCTGTCGAGCATCGAGAGATACGATCCTCATCAAAACCAGTGGACTGTGTGTCGCCCCATGAAGGAACCCAGAACAG gAGTTGGTGCAGCTGTAATTGATAACTACCTGTATGTCGTCGGCGGTCATTCGGGGTCATCCTACCTGAACACGGTACAGAAGTACGATCCCATCTCGGACAGCTGGCTGGACTCCGCTGGCATGATGTACTGCCGCTGCAATTTTGGTTTGACTGCACTTTGA